A genomic stretch from Bifidobacterium sp. ESL0769 includes:
- a CDS encoding alpha/beta hydrolase, whose protein sequence is MNTVANEHDVSSAVNDSTNNSSVSWGLGRRLLVTIPIFIVLLGVLVTVSNLTSVPWKREPTGQSVSTLSPNTAVTFDNPNNVPLPHRDSFKVSSRTVTLDIKRPATGEVQHINVLIRAPKDPAGPNAKHPGVVFMHGAGYGTAENSFGDAAADLSSAGFVTAVLDKPVWSTNDLTRDYPGSAKAYDQVARFLRTQPNVDPDKVGLYATSESTWISPYVIKYDKRIAFQLLLSPMVYGPRQSLGFFVGQDFSLVGANNGYQSIVRRLFHADTDMMGLTNLDFPMDLPQAYAVPTMVVYGSKDVLTAQVEGLQHILYSAHRAGNRDVTVRSYSVANHVLRLGDEADTGTPFADDYINDVISWAVGTTAGLKQTSELVAGTTIRQSIAVPLELKADRNLTIYGSIVNVGMVILLLAALLMALAGCGIKAFRMIRGNHNKVFGFMRGFGSELLAVALTTLATFVLFAAGLGQVIMAVVKLGWGGAPTENPGMMYWSWPVIQVVSILVVWAWARILARCIEVAQVRGLAQIPPRKGAIRDVFSGHNPVFASKRFGRVFFWLVAAAMFSVLLFFAFWGLFIF, encoded by the coding sequence ATGAACACTGTGGCGAACGAACATGACGTTTCTTCGGCGGTCAATGATTCCACGAACAATTCCAGCGTATCGTGGGGCCTTGGCCGCCGTCTTTTGGTTACCATTCCGATTTTCATCGTGCTGCTTGGTGTTTTGGTCACGGTCTCCAACCTCACCAGCGTGCCGTGGAAAAGGGAACCGACGGGGCAGTCGGTGTCCACGCTTTCGCCCAATACCGCCGTCACGTTCGATAATCCGAATAATGTGCCGCTTCCACATCGTGATAGTTTCAAGGTTTCCTCCCGGACGGTCACGCTGGACATTAAACGTCCGGCCACAGGCGAGGTGCAACATATCAATGTTTTGATTCGTGCGCCGAAAGATCCTGCGGGGCCGAACGCAAAGCACCCCGGCGTCGTCTTCATGCATGGTGCAGGTTACGGAACTGCGGAAAACAGCTTCGGTGACGCCGCCGCAGACCTTTCCTCAGCCGGTTTCGTCACCGCCGTGCTCGACAAACCCGTCTGGTCGACCAACGATCTGACCCGCGACTATCCGGGAAGCGCGAAGGCCTACGACCAGGTCGCGCGTTTTCTGCGTACGCAGCCCAACGTCGATCCGGATAAGGTCGGGCTGTACGCGACTTCCGAAAGCACGTGGATTTCCCCCTATGTCATCAAATACGACAAGCGCATCGCCTTCCAGCTTCTCTTAAGTCCGATGGTCTACGGGCCTAGGCAATCGTTGGGTTTCTTCGTCGGGCAGGACTTCTCACTGGTCGGAGCCAATAACGGCTACCAGTCCATCGTCCGTCGGCTTTTCCACGCCGATACGGATATGATGGGGCTGACCAATCTTGACTTTCCGATGGATCTGCCGCAAGCCTATGCCGTGCCGACCATGGTGGTCTACGGTTCCAAGGACGTCTTGACCGCACAGGTCGAGGGGCTTCAACATATCCTCTATTCGGCTCACCGCGCCGGCAACCGGGACGTGACGGTACGCAGCTATTCCGTGGCGAACCACGTCTTGCGGCTTGGCGACGAGGCGGACACCGGCACGCCGTTCGCCGACGATTACATCAATGACGTCATTTCGTGGGCCGTCGGCACCACTGCGGGGCTCAAGCAGACCAGCGAGCTGGTTGCCGGCACCACCATACGTCAGTCCATCGCCGTGCCACTGGAGCTCAAAGCGGACCGCAATCTCACCATTTACGGCTCTATCGTCAACGTCGGCATGGTGATTCTGCTTCTCGCGGCCCTGTTGATGGCGCTGGCTGGTTGCGGCATCAAGGCGTTCCGTATGATTCGCGGCAACCATAACAAGGTGTTCGGTTTCATGCGCGGATTCGGCAGCGAGCTTTTGGCTGTTGCTTTGACCACGCTGGCCACGTTCGTGCTTTTTGCTGCAGGTCTTGGGCAGGTCATCATGGCCGTGGTCAAGCTCGGCTGGGGTGGCGCGCCCACGGAGAATCCGGGCATGATGTATTGGAGCTGGCCGGTCATTCAGGTGGTTTCGATTCTTGTGGTGTGGGCGTGGGCCCGCATCCTCGCGCGTTGCATCGAAGTCGCGCAGGTGCGTGGTCTGGCGCAGATTCCGCCGCGCAAGGGTGCGATTCGCGATGTGTTCAGTGGTCACAACCCGGTCTTCGCCTCGAAGCGTTTCGGCCGCGTTTTCTTCTGGCTGGTCGCCGCCGCAATGTTCAGCGTCCTGCTTTTCTTCGCCTT
- a CDS encoding DivIVA domain-containing protein, whose protein sequence is MAEESENNQSSTGIEYAGKRKWGYDVDQVDDFLERAHEMYDRNDGELTQQDIQSAAFTFTKGGYVIAEVDAALARLEHAVVDKETARQIAGNGNVAWQARTQQLYSMISSHAKRSHKDRFIRGEKKRPSYDVKQVDRLVDQIITKTADDLGVRSMSSEEAKDLADLNSSTVANVIFTQRKGNKGYDERQVDYYLDACVQLLSRVESYARITDYNEKNVAAGAAAPAGAPVAAPVAVPVVPETQPTAALNNGPVSPLIDSNDTTSFVDPTIPTSQSQAAQSTATATFDFNSTASNIDAPVIPNLPDGVAAAASTAAPAQTNASGADANSSLAALANMANSTSTSSEPETEAFAPKVPTLNTSLQGTAGADNSGDQKIGE, encoded by the coding sequence ATGGCTGAAGAGTCGGAGAACAACCAAAGCTCGACGGGAATAGAATATGCTGGAAAACGCAAGTGGGGTTATGACGTTGACCAGGTAGACGATTTCCTTGAGCGCGCTCATGAAATGTATGACAGGAATGATGGCGAGCTCACTCAGCAGGATATTCAGAGCGCTGCGTTTACCTTTACCAAGGGTGGTTATGTTATTGCCGAAGTCGACGCCGCGTTGGCGCGCCTTGAGCATGCGGTGGTAGACAAGGAGACGGCCCGTCAGATTGCTGGCAACGGCAACGTAGCATGGCAGGCTCGTACCCAGCAGCTTTACAGCATGATTAGCTCTCATGCTAAGCGCAGCCACAAGGATCGCTTCATCCGCGGGGAGAAGAAGCGTCCTTCCTACGACGTCAAGCAGGTCGATCGTCTCGTCGATCAGATCATCACCAAGACGGCCGACGATTTGGGCGTCAGATCGATGAGCAGTGAAGAAGCCAAGGATTTGGCTGATCTCAACTCCAGCACCGTTGCCAATGTCATCTTCACTCAGCGCAAGGGTAACAAAGGCTATGACGAACGTCAGGTAGATTATTATCTCGATGCCTGCGTCCAGCTTTTGAGCCGCGTCGAATCCTATGCACGTATCACCGATTACAACGAAAAGAACGTTGCTGCAGGAGCTGCTGCGCCGGCTGGTGCGCCTGTTGCCGCGCCGGTGGCGGTTCCGGTCGTTCCTGAGACCCAGCCCACTGCTGCACTCAACAATGGCCCTGTCAGTCCATTGATCGACAGCAACGATACGACTTCGTTCGTGGATCCCACGATTCCTACTTCTCAATCGCAAGCGGCGCAGTCCACTGCGACCGCAACGTTTGATTTCAACTCCACGGCTTCCAATATTGATGCTCCGGTAATTCCGAATTTGCCTGATGGTGTCGCTGCGGCGGCCAGTACTGCTGCTCCGGCGCAAACCAACGCTTCCGGCGCCGATGCCAATTCCTCATTGGCGGCTTTGGCGAATATGGCTAATAGCACCAGTACTTCCAGTGAGCCGGAGACGGAGGCTTTCGCGCCTAAGGTCCCGACGCTCAACACCTCGCTTCAGGGCACGGCCGGAGCCGATAACAGTGGCGACCAGAAGATTGGTGAGTGA
- a CDS encoding FHA domain-containing protein, producing MKEKKVKDHRSGARTLTIHTTRGEQLDYERAEWLATWPSPVLLRFKYEVKGHKNLFYYDITGLPTLKEYLGMGISRSQYVSLLRSLGRLGDLCSKANLPMEILRFEPENVYVANDGMLFCCLPMVPVVQQMSVLGLLGLLADVNKVKFVLPADQELTARTMDFVRRSRVFSAFDFNEFLADNFGGGSSRSSELSSPSRDFSARSHPQQVVFDPFAADAQRSDARRQDVQGDMRRQTPASNPSFGQAAANLNSANAPVGPSGVSLPPQVAPRQIRAQVQAHDQSEVETRVQAQAQVQSRVQRQAAFGVGMPANPSSTNAGSTSSANEQTKPSLKYSASVPAQSSQPSARPNLPAVEGHEAENATNDRAGKTEASFDSGTRALSGALRPSNPGLVGADAAGNLQADNYPVALNMAAPSGMSNQAFPVNSGFSPQSAVPRSFAVVRDSDGSRLCSATTTVVIGRSKRCAARVTGNTNVSRMHASVTDLGDGRFSVADLGSANGTTVAGRVLHQGDQAQIVLGEHFSVADESLHLE from the coding sequence GTGAAAGAGAAGAAAGTAAAGGACCACCGTTCCGGTGCGCGCACGCTGACCATCCACACTACGCGTGGCGAGCAGCTGGATTATGAACGCGCCGAATGGCTGGCCACGTGGCCTTCCCCCGTGCTGCTCAGATTCAAATACGAGGTCAAAGGCCATAAGAACCTTTTCTATTACGACATTACCGGTCTGCCCACACTCAAGGAATATCTGGGCATGGGCATCTCGCGCTCGCAGTACGTCTCGTTGCTGCGCTCGCTGGGCAGGCTCGGCGACCTGTGTTCGAAGGCGAACCTGCCGATGGAGATATTGCGTTTCGAACCGGAAAACGTCTATGTGGCCAACGATGGAATGCTCTTCTGCTGCCTGCCTATGGTTCCCGTCGTTCAGCAGATGTCTGTGCTTGGCCTCTTGGGGCTTCTCGCCGATGTGAACAAGGTGAAATTCGTGCTGCCTGCCGACCAGGAGCTCACCGCTCGCACGATGGATTTTGTGCGGCGCTCTCGCGTATTTTCCGCGTTTGATTTCAATGAATTTCTGGCGGATAACTTCGGTGGCGGTTCAAGCCGTTCGTCCGAGCTGTCTTCGCCGTCGCGGGATTTTTCGGCTCGAAGTCACCCGCAACAAGTCGTGTTCGATCCATTTGCCGCCGATGCGCAACGTTCCGACGCCCGTCGTCAAGACGTGCAAGGCGATATGCGCCGGCAGACCCCTGCCTCGAATCCTTCGTTCGGGCAGGCTGCCGCCAATCTGAATTCGGCTAATGCGCCCGTCGGGCCTAGTGGTGTGTCACTTCCTCCTCAAGTTGCTCCTAGGCAGATTCGGGCTCAGGTCCAAGCTCATGATCAATCTGAAGTTGAGACGCGAGTTCAGGCTCAGGCTCAGGTTCAATCTCGAGTTCAGCGACAAGCAGCGTTTGGTGTCGGCATGCCGGCAAATCCGTCTTCGACCAACGCCGGTTCCACTTCCTCTGCCAACGAACAAACCAAACCCAGCCTCAAATATTCCGCTTCTGTGCCCGCCCAATCCTCGCAGCCTTCCGCTCGGCCCAACCTACCCGCCGTTGAAGGTCATGAAGCCGAGAATGCAACGAACGATCGCGCAGGAAAGACGGAAGCCTCCTTTGATTCCGGTACCCGCGCGCTCTCCGGGGCTTTGCGGCCTTCGAACCCCGGTCTCGTCGGTGCAGATGCAGCAGGAAATCTGCAGGCGGATAACTACCCAGTAGCGTTAAATATGGCCGCGCCGAGCGGTATGAGCAATCAGGCATTCCCTGTAAATTCCGGCTTTTCCCCGCAATCTGCAGTGCCTCGTTCCTTTGCAGTGGTGCGTGACAGTGACGGTTCTCGACTGTGCTCGGCTACCACCACGGTGGTCATCGGGCGCTCAAAGCGTTGTGCCGCAAGGGTTACCGGCAACACCAATGTCAGCAGAATGCACGCTTCGGTCACCGATCTCGGCGACGGTCGGTTCAGCGTCGCCGATTTGGGGTCGGCAAATGGCACCACGGTGGCGGGCAGGGTCCTTCACCAGGGTGATCAGGCGCAGATAGTGCTCGGCGAGCATTTTAGCGTAGCTGACGAATCACTTCATCTCGAATAG
- a CDS encoding DUF4176 domain-containing protein, translated as MFRTDEWLPIGSVVHVEDTNRLLMIAGAMQRDEATGKLWDYMGYPYPEGSTDPLKGVLFNKSGVDGVYSIGYLPAEGLNYLQMLKENEPEYLKAKAQASSGADSVPADDGDEPAGDGGEA; from the coding sequence ATGTTCAGGACTGATGAGTGGCTTCCGATTGGCTCGGTGGTGCATGTGGAGGATACGAACCGTCTGCTGATGATCGCGGGAGCGATGCAGCGTGACGAGGCGACGGGAAAGCTGTGGGATTACATGGGCTACCCTTACCCGGAGGGTAGTACGGATCCGCTGAAGGGCGTGCTGTTCAACAAGTCGGGTGTCGACGGCGTCTATTCCATCGGCTATCTGCCGGCCGAAGGGCTCAATTACCTGCAGATGCTCAAGGAGAACGAGCCAGAGTACCTCAAAGCCAAGGCGCAGGCCAGTTCTGGCGCTGATTCCGTTCCGGCGGATGACGGGGATGAACCGGCCGGTGACGGTGGCGAGGCGTAG
- a CDS encoding DUF4176 domain-containing protein: MVVVNYDGWLPVGSLVHLKGGERLTMVAGHMQEEAGTGTYWDYLGYPYPEGRADASRDYFFNRDFIDGVYFVGYQDVAGGEYLDFLREHEAGFREEQARRAGRGGDLHRDTDSVDGDDGTEPSGGGAEGSTKEGEA; the protein is encoded by the coding sequence ATGGTGGTTGTGAATTATGATGGTTGGCTTCCGGTGGGTTCGCTGGTTCATTTGAAGGGCGGGGAGCGTCTGACGATGGTGGCGGGCCATATGCAGGAGGAGGCTGGTACGGGCACGTATTGGGATTATCTGGGGTATCCGTATCCGGAGGGGCGTGCCGATGCGTCGAGGGATTATTTCTTCAACAGGGATTTCATCGATGGGGTGTATTTCGTGGGGTATCAGGATGTTGCTGGTGGCGAGTACCTGGATTTCCTGAGGGAGCATGAGGCGGGGTTCCGTGAGGAGCAGGCGAGGCGTGCGGGCCGTGGCGGTGACTTGCACAGGGACACCGATTCTGTTGACGGGGACGACGGAACGGAGCCCTCCGGTGGCGGTGCCGAAGGCAGTACAAAAGAAGGGGAGGCTTGA